The window TAAAGACTTGGAACGTTGTATCTTTTACAATGTCTGTAATGTCTTGCATTTGCAATCCATAACGTAAATCTGGTCTATCGCAACCATATTTATCCATTGCATTTTTATATGTTATGACTTCAAACGGATGTAAAATCCATTTTTTACCATAAATTTTACGTACAATTTCATTAAACATTTTGGTGTTTAAATCGATAATCTGTTGCATACTTGCGTACGCCATTTCAATATCTAATTGTGTAAACTCTGGTTGTCTGTCTCCGCGAGAATCTTCATCTCTAAAACAACGTGCAATTTGGAAGTATTTTTCAAATCCACCCACCATTAACATTTGTTTAAATTGTTGTGGCGCTTGTGGAAGCGTATAAAAAGAACCTGCTTGTTTTCTTGTTGGAACAATAAATTCTCTTGCGCCTTCATCTGTACCAGCAGTTAAAATTGGCGTTTCAATTTCTAAAAATTCCTCTTCGTCTAAAATATCTCGCATTAGCTTGATAACCTTATGACGGTTTACAATTGCTTTACGAACTTCATCATTTCTATGATCTAAAAATTTATATTGAAAACGAACCTGCTCATTACTTTTAAATGCTCTTTTAATTTCGAAAGGCAACGTTTTAGAAAGGTTTAAAATCTCTAAACTAGCCGTTTCTAATTCTAATTTACCAGTTCTTAAACCTACATTATAATCGTCTTCATTTCTTTGCACTACAACACCAGTTACAGCAATTACCGATTCTGGTTTCAGCTTTACTAATTCGTCTAAATTAGGAAACGTTTCTTTACTTAAACGTACTTGAAAAACTTGATTACTTGAATCTCTTAAATCGATAAAAATTAATTCTCCATGATCTCTAACACTTGCAACCCAACCCGATAATGTTACTTCTTCTTTGATTGAAGCTTCGGATAATTGAGAAATTTTATGTGTTCTGTATTCTTCTTTTATAATAATAGGAATTTGTGGTAACTCCTCTTCTGCTTTTGGATGTTCGCTATTTGCTTTTGGCTGTTCGCTTTTGGCTGTTTGCTCTTGGCTATTATCTAAAGGCGAATTGCTAACAGCTCTTATAATTCCCTCTCTAATTACTTTTCCGGAAGCTCCTTTGCCTATAATTCCAATTACTTTACCAACAAGAATACCTGCTTTACCTTGGTTTCCTGCTTTAATATCGTTTGCAATTGCTTCATTTTCTGAAACTACCTTCTGAATTGCAGCTTCAATTTGAGCTCCTGAAATTGTATTTGTTTTAAAATATGCTGTATAGTCAAATTTTGAATCTTTTAATAAAGATGTAATAGCATTTTGAGCCAACACAACCGTTACTTTATCTTCTTTTAATAAAGAGAAAATAGCGCTTAAATCGTCAATATTCTGAATATCCTTATATTGTTCTGGCTTAATATTATTGGTTAACGTTTTTGCTACAAAAGAAGCATCATTCACCTTATTATTAATAGCTACAAAGGTTTCTGAACGCAACGAATCTGCTGTAAAAAACTTAGCATCTTGTGGTAAAACACCACCTTCAATCAAAATTGATTCAACTGCATAAGGCAAAGAACTTACATCAACATCTATACTTTCTACAACATTTTTTATGCTTACAAAAGGTAAATCTGGCTCAGAAATAAAACGATAATCTGCTTCAAATTCCTTTTTACGCATTGTTTTGGTTTGCTTTAAATCAGCATCCCATAAAACTGTTGTTTGATCTGGTCTAAACGCGTTATTTTCTATATAGTAATTTAGTTGTTTTTCAATTTCTTCCTTTAAAGCATCAACCATAAACTTAAAAGAATTTAAGTTTTTGATTTCTGTACGCGGATTTAAACCTGTATCATTTTTCTTTCTTAAGGATACAGAAACATCCGATTTAAACTCTCCTTTTTCTAGGTTTGCTTCCGATATTTTTAAATTCTGAACAATACGCTGAATGTATTGTGCGTATATAGATGCGTCTTCAATATTACGAACACAAGGTTCCGTAACAATTTCAATTAACGGAACACCCGCTTTATTAAAATCAACCAAAGAAACTTTCTTTTCGTGCATCAATTTTGCTGCATCTTCCTCAATATGAACTTGCGTTAATTCTACTGTAAATTGACTCCCATCATTTCTATAACAAGAAACTTTTCCGTCTGGAATTACAGGATTATGAAACTGTGTAATTTGAATATTTTTAGGGTTATCAGGATATTCATAATGTTTACGATCCCACGAGATTACTTCATTAGAAAAAGTAGACTCTACAGCCTTTCCAAAATAAATAGCTTTTGTAATTGCTTCTTTATTTATAGATGGTAAAACACCCATTTGCCCAGTACAAACAGAACAAATATTCTGATTTGGTTTTTCTATTTCTTGATTTGCACAAGAACAGAATAACTTTGTTTTTGTATTTAATCGAACGTGTGTTTCTAAACCAATTACTAACTCTAAATCGTGCTTTTCTATAAGCTCATTTAATTGTTCCAATTCCATTATATCGTATCTTTTAAGAAGTTAGCAAACTTCAAAACGAGTTCGTCATTATTTTTTGCAGCCGTAATTTGCAATCCAGTTTCTGTTCCTTGTGGCACTGTTAACGTTGGTAATTGTCCTAAACTAAACCCAACCGTATACGCATCAGACAAATACATTGCTAATGGATCTTTTAAACTATCGCCAATTTTTGGTGGCGAATTTGGAGTAACAGGTGATAAAATAATATCAACTTCTTTAAAATCTTTTTCAAAATTTTCAGAAATCTGATCTCTTAAATTCAATCCTTTTAAATAGATTTCATCAGAAAAACCTTGCGATAACACTTGATTACCACCAACTATTCTACGTTTTGTTTCTTCAGAAAAATTCTCAGATCGCGTAATTGAATACGTGTCTTTTAAATTAACTCCCTCTATTCTGTTTCCGTAATTTGTACCATCTAATCTAGAAAGATTTGATGCTGTTTCTGCCATTGCCAACGTGTAATACGTAGAAACTAAGGTGTCAGATTCAAAGAAATCTAACTCTTTAACTTCAATTCCTTTGGCTTTTATTTTTCCTATTGCTGATAAAAAATCTGCTTTTACTTTTGCATCAATTGCATCCGTTTCAATGAAATTTTTAAAATAACCAACGGTTTTAATTTCATCAGCATTTAAAATATTTTGTTCTGATATTGCTTTGGATTGATACGTAGTTTGGTCTTTAATATCCTTACCACTCATCACATTTAAAACAATTCTAATATCTTCTATCGATTTTGCAATGGGTCCAACACAATCTGTAGATGAAGCATACGCCATTAATCCGAATCTAGAAATTCTACCGTAGGTTGGTTTTAATCCATAAATTTTATTGTAACCTGCTGGTTGACGAACAGAACCTCCTGTATCTCCACCAATTGAAAAAACCGTAAAGTCTTTTGCTACATTTACAGCAGAACCTCCACTTGATCCTCCAGAAACTAAATCTGTATTAATTGCATTTTTAACAGCGCCGAAAATGGTGTTTTCTGATGAAGAACCATGCCCAAAACTATCACAATTTTCTTTTACTAACGGGATTGCGCCTGTATCTAATAATTTTTGAATAGCTGTTGCCGTATATGGCGATTTGTATTTCTTCAACAAATCTGAACTTGCAGTTGTTAAAGTTCCTTGCACCATGTACACATCTTTAATTCCGAAAGGAATCCCCTCTAACAAACCAATTTCTTGTCCACCTGCAATTTTAACATCTACTTTTGCCGCTAAATCTAACGCCAAAGTATCTAAAAGTGAGTTAACAGTATTGTGTGTATTCGATTTTAATAAATCTAACCTTTCTTGCACTAATTTTGTACATGAAATTTCTTTGCTCACCAATTGTTGATGAATTTTATGTATTTGAGATTCCATAATTATTCTTCTATCACTTTAGCAACTACTAAGTATCCGTTCTTTTCTTTCGGGAAGTTTTCAATAATGATTTCTTTTTCCGCTTGCGGACTATCAATTACCACATCTTCTCTTAAATCATCTAAAGACACTGCGTTATTATGATTTGTATTAACGGCATTATTATTTGAAGTGTTTGCGCTTTTAATTGCGTCAAACAATTTACTTACAGCTTCAGATTCTTTAGCTCCTTTAATACTCGACAAAATGTCGACAGTCATTATTTTACTCATCTCTTTATTTTTAGTTTCCCTCTTTCGTGAGAATGACAATTCTTTTGAAACCTCGCAGAAAATCGAGAAACATTTCTTTAATTAAAAAAGCCTTCCAAAATTTGGAAGGCTTTATATATTTCTAAACAACAACCTTCCGTCCTATAAATTAGGATTATTGAAATTACGATTGTTATTATTGTTTGTCATTTTTGTTATATTACTGACAAATATATGTAGAAAATATGGTACAAAAACCTCTTTCTCTTATTTTTATAAAGCTATTGAAGTATTTGTAAAATATTGATATTTAATTACAGATATTGTAAAATAACGCGAAATATTACGTACACTTTCATTAAATAAATATTTTAACGACACTGGACACATGCTTTAAAATAATTAAAAGTGACACTAAAAAAACTAGATTGTTAATAAGCAACAGTATTCTAGTTAATTTTTTATTGTTAATTAAAATTGCGTTTCCTATTTTTGTAGCGAACATTCGCTAACAGGATTCAAAACACACAACAACAAATGAAAATCAAAAAAGTACTTGTCGCAAACAGAGGAGAAATCGCTATTAGAATTTTTAGAGCTTGTACAGAAATAAGCGTTAAAACTGTAGGAATTTACACCTTTGAGGACAGATATTCTCTACACAGATATAAAGCTGACGAATCTTACCAAATTGGAGAGAATAACGAACCCTTAAAGCCTTATTTAAACATTGATGAAATTATTAGAGTTGCTTTAGAAAGTGGCGCTGATGCGATACATCCTGGTTATGGATTTTTATCTGAAAATGCAAATCTTGCTCAAAAATGTAAAGACAACGGTCTTATTTTTGTTGGACCAAAAGTGTCTGTTTTAAAATCTTTAGGTGATAAAATCACCGCAAAAGAAGTTGCTGTTGCTAACAATATTCCAATTATTAAAAGTAATGACAAACCTTTAAAAGATATTGAAACTGCTTTAAGCGAAGCTGATAAAATCGGCTACCCTATTATGCTAAAAGCCGCTTCTGGTGGTGGCGGAAGAGGAATGCGTGTTATTAGAAAAGCAGATGAATTAAAACGTGCTTTTAACGAAAGTAAGCGTGAAGCTTTAAATGCTTTTGGAGACGATACTGTTTTTCTTGAAAAGTTTGTTGAAAACCCAA of the Tenacibaculum todarodis genome contains:
- the gatB/aspS gene encoding bifunctional amidotransferase subunit GatB/aspartate--tRNA ligase AspS is translated as MELEQLNELIEKHDLELVIGLETHVRLNTKTKLFCSCANQEIEKPNQNICSVCTGQMGVLPSINKEAITKAIYFGKAVESTFSNEVISWDRKHYEYPDNPKNIQITQFHNPVIPDGKVSCYRNDGSQFTVELTQVHIEEDAAKLMHEKKVSLVDFNKAGVPLIEIVTEPCVRNIEDASIYAQYIQRIVQNLKISEANLEKGEFKSDVSVSLRKKNDTGLNPRTEIKNLNSFKFMVDALKEEIEKQLNYYIENNAFRPDQTTVLWDADLKQTKTMRKKEFEADYRFISEPDLPFVSIKNVVESIDVDVSSLPYAVESILIEGGVLPQDAKFFTADSLRSETFVAINNKVNDASFVAKTLTNNIKPEQYKDIQNIDDLSAIFSLLKEDKVTVVLAQNAITSLLKDSKFDYTAYFKTNTISGAQIEAAIQKVVSENEAIANDIKAGNQGKAGILVGKVIGIIGKGASGKVIREGIIRAVSNSPLDNSQEQTAKSEQPKANSEHPKAEEELPQIPIIIKEEYRTHKISQLSEASIKEEVTLSGWVASVRDHGELIFIDLRDSSNQVFQVRLSKETFPNLDELVKLKPESVIAVTGVVVQRNEDDYNVGLRTGKLELETASLEILNLSKTLPFEIKRAFKSNEQVRFQYKFLDHRNDEVRKAIVNRHKVIKLMRDILDEEEFLEIETPILTAGTDEGAREFIVPTRKQAGSFYTLPQAPQQFKQMLMVGGFEKYFQIARCFRDEDSRGDRQPEFTQLDIEMAYASMQQIIDLNTKMFNEIVRKIYGKKWILHPFEVITYKNAMDKYGCDRPDLRYGLQMQDITDIVKDTTFQVFSKPIEEGGIVKCIKVSAKEQGNKRMSKGQIENLTAIAQQNGLGGLAYIIVNENDLQSPIIKFLGEEIAANIIKVTNAQVGDIVFFSAADYATANKALDAVRQEMGRLLKLINPKELRPAWVVDFPMFEKTDEGRWTFTHNPFSMPAIYDLEKHMTGEGEEIGTIIAQQYDLILNGYEIGGGSVRAHKSEILEATYKNMGYDKEEMMKSVGTMYKAFQYGAPPHGGIAWGVDRLMMILEKKASIREVMAFPKTGSSEDLLFNAPSILSDKKVEEMNVKIIRK
- a CDS encoding amidase family protein, with protein sequence MESQIHKIHQQLVSKEISCTKLVQERLDLLKSNTHNTVNSLLDTLALDLAAKVDVKIAGGQEIGLLEGIPFGIKDVYMVQGTLTTASSDLLKKYKSPYTATAIQKLLDTGAIPLVKENCDSFGHGSSSENTIFGAVKNAINTDLVSGGSSGGSAVNVAKDFTVFSIGGDTGGSVRQPAGYNKIYGLKPTYGRISRFGLMAYASSTDCVGPIAKSIEDIRIVLNVMSGKDIKDQTTYQSKAISEQNILNADEIKTVGYFKNFIETDAIDAKVKADFLSAIGKIKAKGIEVKELDFFESDTLVSTYYTLAMAETASNLSRLDGTNYGNRIEGVNLKDTYSITRSENFSEETKRRIVGGNQVLSQGFSDEIYLKGLNLRDQISENFEKDFKEVDIILSPVTPNSPPKIGDSLKDPLAMYLSDAYTVGFSLGQLPTLTVPQGTETGLQITAAKNNDELVLKFANFLKDTI